A window from Variovorax sp. PBL-E5 encodes these proteins:
- a CDS encoding acyl-CoA carboxylase subunit beta — MSDESTGATRWAFEQFTHKRDGLGDGARATAIARQHELGKLSARERIALLLDHGSFHEVGGLVEPKRDTFDTGHLQAPMDGVLTGYGYVDGRPVCVCAFDFTVLGGSNGRIGETKVERMATHALEHGCPMVLLLDGGGHRIQEGLDSRHFAQGSRYFQTAVALSGWVPTVAVIMGPGFAGPSNFAALCDFVVMVRGTSTMGIAGPALVAAATGEVTHKNSLGGAHVQTDANGLADIAAGDDAEALACVRDYLAYLPSNSRLPAPSVEARDTEAGFEAALLDRMPDNPRKAYDVCDVVRGIVDEASLFQIKPGFAPNLVTGFARIQGRAVGIVANQPLHLGGTLDAKACEKGAHFVSLCDGFGLPLVYLVDVPGFLVGSQAEDTALARRSARLLFELGQATVPRVSVVLRKGYGLGYIAMCGGRSFDADLCVAWPTAEICAMSVEGAVDVAYQKQVKTAADPAAKRAELIGRFKEQLGALHAAEHFGIDDVIDPRDTRWVVHAALERCLPRKRHRACPDKPHGISPI; from the coding sequence ATGAGCGACGAATCCACGGGCGCGACCCGGTGGGCCTTCGAGCAGTTCACGCACAAGCGCGACGGCCTGGGCGACGGCGCGCGCGCGACGGCCATTGCGCGGCAGCACGAACTCGGCAAGCTGTCGGCGCGCGAGCGCATTGCGCTGCTGCTCGACCACGGGAGCTTTCATGAGGTCGGCGGCCTGGTCGAGCCCAAGCGCGACACCTTCGACACCGGGCATCTGCAAGCGCCGATGGACGGTGTGCTGACCGGCTATGGCTACGTCGACGGCCGGCCCGTGTGCGTCTGCGCCTTCGACTTCACGGTGCTCGGCGGCTCGAACGGGCGCATCGGCGAGACCAAGGTCGAGCGCATGGCCACGCATGCGCTGGAGCACGGCTGCCCGATGGTGCTGCTGCTGGACGGCGGCGGCCACCGCATCCAGGAAGGACTGGACAGCCGGCACTTCGCGCAGGGCTCGCGCTACTTCCAGACCGCGGTCGCGCTGTCGGGCTGGGTGCCGACGGTGGCGGTGATCATGGGCCCGGGCTTCGCGGGTCCGTCGAATTTCGCGGCCCTGTGCGACTTCGTGGTGATGGTGCGCGGCACCTCGACCATGGGCATCGCCGGGCCTGCGCTGGTGGCAGCGGCGACCGGCGAGGTCACCCACAAGAACAGCCTGGGCGGCGCGCACGTGCAGACGGATGCGAACGGCCTGGCCGACATCGCGGCCGGTGACGACGCCGAGGCGCTCGCCTGCGTGCGCGACTACCTCGCCTACCTGCCGTCGAATTCGCGCCTGCCCGCGCCTTCGGTCGAAGCGCGCGACACGGAGGCGGGCTTCGAAGCGGCCCTGCTCGATCGGATGCCCGACAACCCGCGCAAGGCCTACGACGTGTGCGACGTGGTGCGTGGCATCGTCGACGAAGCCTCGCTCTTCCAGATCAAGCCGGGCTTTGCGCCCAACCTCGTCACGGGCTTCGCGCGCATCCAGGGCAGGGCGGTCGGCATCGTGGCCAACCAGCCGCTGCACCTGGGCGGCACGCTCGATGCGAAGGCCTGCGAGAAGGGGGCACATTTCGTCTCGTTGTGCGACGGATTCGGCCTGCCGCTGGTCTACCTGGTGGACGTGCCGGGCTTTCTGGTGGGCAGCCAGGCGGAGGACACCGCGCTGGCCCGGCGCAGCGCGCGCCTGCTGTTCGAACTGGGGCAGGCGACGGTGCCGCGCGTATCGGTGGTGCTGCGCAAGGGCTACGGCCTGGGCTACATCGCGATGTGCGGCGGGCGCAGTTTCGATGCCGACCTGTGCGTCGCCTGGCCGACGGCGGAGATCTGCGCCATGTCGGTGGAAGGCGCGGTGGACGTGGCCTACCAGAAGCAGGTGAAGACGGCCGCCGACCCGGCGGCCAAGCGCGCCGAGCTGATCGGGCGCTTCAAGGAACAGCTGGGCGCGCTGCACGCGGCCGAGCATTTCGGCATCGACGACGTGATCGACCCGAGGGACACGCGCTGGGTCGTGCACGCCGCCCTCGAACGATGCCTGCCGCGCAAGCGGCACCGGGCCTGCCCCGACAAGCCGCACGGCATTTCCCCGATCTGA
- a CDS encoding AMP-binding protein, with the protein MTSTLHDGSSPHSMPPLEARTLGAAFEARLRASPDKLAVRDTERGMSYAQLHEESLAFSSGFSRLGLARQGFALLMLDNHLDYVIAWYALSLSGRVEVPVNTAYKGSILAHVINNSGAKLIVIEAHYLSLLADVADRLEKIEHVVVRGDASAHAATLPPRFRVLPWEALRGPREVPVHVDPWDLLGILYTSGTTGPSKGVRVTHAHAYGYASPTVLGLVGADDVQLCTLPLFHIGGQWAAIYGSLIGGGSAVLLPRFSATTFWDDVRKYGCTCTMLLGAMANFLYRQPPRADDADHPLRGVVMVPVMAQLEEFIKRFGIEAVCTGYGLTEGSTVLRAPIGMAEPGKVGWPRPDFEVALVDEHDRPVPDGTSGELVLRTHEPWMVMDGYHDMPVATAAAWRNQWLHTGDAFRRDLDGQYVFIDRIKDAMRRRGENVSSFEVEKEISEHPAVLECAVIAVPSDATEDDIKACVVLRKDAQVEAGALLAFLDDRLPYFMVPRYVEFMAELPKTPTAKIRKQQLREWGLTAATYDRASDPAAPKSRR; encoded by the coding sequence ATGACTTCAACGCTTCACGACGGATCCTCGCCGCACTCGATGCCACCGCTCGAGGCGCGCACGCTCGGCGCGGCGTTCGAAGCCCGCTTGCGTGCCTCTCCCGACAAGCTGGCGGTGCGCGACACCGAGCGAGGCATGAGCTATGCGCAGCTCCACGAGGAATCGCTCGCGTTCTCCTCGGGCTTCAGCCGGCTGGGCCTGGCGCGGCAGGGGTTCGCGCTGCTGATGCTCGACAACCACCTCGACTACGTGATCGCCTGGTACGCGCTGTCGCTCAGCGGCCGGGTCGAAGTCCCGGTGAACACGGCGTACAAGGGTTCCATCCTGGCCCATGTGATCAACAACTCGGGCGCGAAGCTGATCGTCATCGAGGCGCACTACCTGTCCCTTCTCGCCGACGTGGCCGACCGGCTGGAGAAGATCGAGCACGTGGTGGTGCGCGGCGACGCGTCGGCGCATGCGGCCACGCTGCCGCCGCGCTTCAGGGTCCTGCCGTGGGAGGCCCTGCGCGGGCCGCGCGAGGTGCCCGTGCATGTGGATCCGTGGGACCTCCTGGGCATCCTGTACACCTCCGGCACAACCGGGCCGTCCAAAGGCGTGCGCGTGACGCACGCCCATGCCTACGGCTACGCGTCGCCGACGGTGCTGGGCCTGGTGGGCGCGGACGACGTGCAGCTGTGCACGCTGCCGCTCTTCCACATCGGCGGGCAGTGGGCGGCCATCTACGGCAGCCTGATCGGCGGCGGCAGTGCGGTGCTGCTCCCGCGCTTCTCGGCCACCACATTCTGGGACGATGTGCGCAAGTACGGATGCACCTGCACCATGCTGCTGGGCGCGATGGCCAACTTCCTGTACCGCCAGCCGCCGCGCGCCGACGATGCCGACCATCCGCTGCGCGGCGTCGTGATGGTGCCGGTCATGGCGCAGCTGGAAGAGTTCATCAAGCGCTTCGGCATCGAGGCCGTGTGCACGGGCTACGGACTGACCGAAGGCTCGACGGTGCTGCGCGCGCCCATCGGCATGGCGGAGCCCGGCAAGGTCGGCTGGCCGCGGCCCGATTTCGAGGTCGCGCTGGTCGATGAACACGACCGCCCCGTGCCCGATGGCACGAGCGGCGAACTGGTCCTGCGCACGCACGAACCCTGGATGGTGATGGACGGCTATCACGACATGCCCGTCGCCACCGCCGCCGCGTGGCGCAACCAGTGGCTGCACACCGGCGATGCCTTCCGCCGCGATCTCGACGGGCAGTACGTATTCATCGATCGCATCAAGGACGCGATGCGCAGGCGTGGCGAGAACGTGTCGAGTTTCGAGGTCGAGAAGGAGATCAGCGAGCATCCGGCTGTGCTCGAATGTGCCGTGATCGCGGTCCCGAGCGATGCGACCGAGGACGACATCAAGGCCTGCGTCGTGCTGCGAAAAGACGCGCAGGTGGAGGCGGGTGCGCTGCTCGCGTTTCTCGACGACCGGCTGCCTTACTTCATGGTGCCGCGCTATGTGGAGTTCATGGCGGAGCTGCCCAAGACGCCCACGGCCAAGATCCGCAAGCAGCAGCTGCGCGAATGGGGCCTCACTGCCGCTACCTACGACCGTGCCAGCGATCCCGCGGCGCCGAAGAGCAGGCGATGA
- a CDS encoding GntR family transcriptional regulator: protein MQRSTPSAHPPSTPDRVADAIGRAILTRRFTVGQRLIEADLTRDLGVSRSTVREAFRILASSGVVELTPHRGAVIRSLTRSDAEGLLGVLEVLTGLSARLAAANIGIGTNAKRFEAAARKLIEAETPAQLERILDERANYYRVMFDIADNAELSRVMPHTRAHLFRAQFHGVMTTADLRAMVAEYRGITAAILEGDPAKAEARARRHIRKTGERTLPRMSAFTLS from the coding sequence GTGCAAAGAAGTACCCCTTCGGCGCACCCGCCCAGCACGCCCGATCGTGTCGCCGACGCCATCGGCCGGGCGATCCTCACGCGGCGCTTCACGGTCGGACAGCGGCTGATCGAGGCCGACCTCACGCGCGACCTGGGCGTGAGCCGCAGCACGGTAAGGGAAGCCTTCCGCATCCTCGCGTCGAGCGGGGTGGTCGAGCTGACACCGCACCGCGGCGCGGTGATCCGGTCGTTGACGCGATCGGACGCAGAGGGCCTGCTGGGGGTGCTGGAGGTGCTCACGGGTCTGTCGGCGCGCCTGGCCGCGGCCAACATCGGCATCGGCACCAACGCGAAGCGCTTCGAGGCGGCGGCACGCAAGCTCATCGAGGCAGAGACGCCCGCGCAGTTGGAACGCATCCTGGACGAGAGGGCCAATTACTACCGCGTGATGTTCGACATCGCGGACAACGCCGAGCTGTCGCGGGTCATGCCGCACACGCGCGCGCATCTGTTCCGCGCCCAGTTTCACGGCGTGATGACCACGGCGGACCTGCGAGCCATGGTGGCGGAGTACCGCGGCATCACCGCCGCCATCCTCGAAGGCGACCCGGCGAAGGCCGAAGCGCGGGCGCGCCGGCACATCCGGAAGACCGGGGAACGGACGCTGCCGCGCATGTCTGCCTTCACGCTGAGTTAA
- a CDS encoding 3-hydroxyacyl-CoA dehydrogenase NAD-binding domain-containing protein, with product MPSTPAPVTLSRRGHIAVMTIDNPPVNAISPAVVAGLSTALDAFESDRTLGALLVHCEGRTFVAGGDIGSFDQPGFSALPFNRVLARLEGLDRPVVGALHGTVLGGGLELALACHWRTASPGTRLGMPEVKLGLLPGSLGTQRLPRLAGIELALDLISSGRMIGADAAQAAGIVDEVRDAQSPLQLGLDYAKEIVARNAGPRRISETQVARDALPADFFAKALADAVRKKPSYPSARAIVEAVQASALPFAEGEAIEARLFEALIRSPQSKALRHLFFAEREAARIPGLSKGVQLRAIRKVGIVGAGTMGGGIAMNFANAGIPTVLVESTQAALDRGLGIVQANYEATAAKGRLTAEQVRERMALLSGSLDYARLSDCDLVIEAVFENMDLKKEVCMRLGAVCKRGAIIATNTSTLDVNALAAATGRDQDVVGMHFFSPANVMRLLEVVRGAHTAPDVLATVMQLARRIGKVAVVSGVCYGFIGNRMAEVYMREAEFLMMEGASPSQIDGAVEALGMAMGPCRMLDMAGIDVGAKTVIEYGKAGGLPPDDSYRAVVRRLFELGRFGQKTGSGYYRYEGRRPVDDPETAKIARAMADAHGIAQRGEIARQEIVERLLYPLINEGFRILEEGMAYRPGDIDIVWTAGYGFPDHQGGPMFMADAIGLPKIVERMAHYAATRGNAFGYWAVSPLLASRAARDRRVSDLGETGR from the coding sequence ATGCCATCGACCCCCGCACCCGTCACGCTTTCCCGCCGCGGCCACATCGCCGTGATGACCATCGACAACCCGCCCGTCAATGCGATTTCGCCCGCCGTGGTGGCTGGCCTATCGACGGCGCTCGACGCTTTCGAATCCGACCGGACACTCGGCGCCCTGCTCGTGCATTGCGAGGGCCGTACCTTCGTCGCGGGCGGCGACATCGGCAGCTTCGACCAGCCGGGCTTCTCGGCCTTGCCCTTCAACCGGGTGCTCGCGCGCCTCGAGGGCCTCGACCGGCCGGTGGTCGGCGCGCTGCATGGAACCGTGCTCGGTGGCGGCCTCGAGCTGGCGCTTGCCTGTCATTGGCGCACGGCGTCGCCGGGCACGCGGCTCGGCATGCCGGAAGTCAAGCTCGGCCTGCTGCCGGGCTCGCTCGGCACCCAGCGCCTGCCGAGGCTCGCGGGCATCGAACTGGCGCTCGACCTGATCTCGTCGGGCCGCATGATCGGCGCCGACGCCGCGCAGGCGGCCGGCATCGTCGACGAGGTGCGCGATGCGCAGTCGCCGCTCCAACTCGGGCTCGACTATGCGAAAGAGATCGTCGCGAGGAATGCTGGGCCGCGCCGCATCAGTGAAACACAGGTCGCACGCGATGCGCTGCCGGCCGACTTCTTCGCGAAGGCGCTGGCCGACGCGGTGCGCAAGAAGCCTTCTTATCCATCGGCGCGGGCCATCGTTGAAGCGGTGCAGGCCTCGGCCTTGCCCTTCGCCGAGGGCGAAGCGATCGAGGCCCGGCTTTTCGAAGCGCTGATCCGCTCGCCGCAATCGAAGGCGCTGCGCCACCTGTTCTTCGCCGAACGCGAGGCGGCCCGGATTCCCGGCCTTTCGAAGGGCGTGCAGTTGCGTGCCATCCGCAAGGTCGGCATCGTCGGGGCCGGCACGATGGGCGGCGGCATCGCGATGAACTTCGCCAACGCGGGCATCCCGACAGTGCTGGTCGAGAGCACGCAGGCTGCGCTCGATCGCGGACTCGGCATCGTGCAAGCCAACTACGAAGCCACTGCGGCCAAGGGACGACTCACTGCCGAACAGGTGCGCGAACGCATGGCGCTGCTCTCGGGCTCGCTCGACTACGCGCGGCTGTCCGATTGCGATCTGGTGATCGAGGCCGTGTTCGAGAACATGGACCTGAAGAAGGAAGTTTGCATGCGGCTCGGCGCGGTCTGCAAGCGCGGCGCCATCATCGCCACCAACACCTCCACGCTCGACGTGAACGCACTGGCGGCCGCGACCGGTCGGGACCAGGACGTGGTCGGCATGCATTTCTTCAGCCCCGCCAACGTGATGCGGCTGCTCGAAGTCGTGCGCGGCGCGCACACCGCGCCCGATGTGCTCGCCACCGTGATGCAGCTCGCGCGCCGCATCGGCAAGGTCGCGGTCGTCTCCGGCGTGTGCTATGGCTTCATCGGCAATCGCATGGCCGAGGTCTACATGCGCGAGGCCGAGTTCTTGATGATGGAGGGCGCGAGCCCGTCGCAGATCGACGGCGCCGTCGAGGCGCTGGGGATGGCGATGGGCCCCTGCCGCATGCTCGACATGGCCGGCATCGACGTGGGTGCCAAGACGGTCATCGAATACGGCAAGGCGGGTGGACTGCCGCCGGACGACAGCTACCGCGCGGTCGTGCGCCGGTTGTTCGAACTGGGCCGCTTCGGGCAGAAGACCGGCAGCGGCTACTACCGGTACGAGGGCCGCAGGCCCGTCGACGATCCGGAAACCGCGAAGATCGCGCGCGCGATGGCCGATGCCCATGGGATCGCGCAGCGCGGCGAGATCGCGCGTCAGGAAATCGTCGAGCGCCTGCTCTACCCGCTCATCAACGAGGGCTTCAGGATCCTCGAGGAGGGCATGGCCTACCGGCCCGGCGACATCGACATCGTGTGGACCGCCGGCTACGGTTTTCCCGACCACCAGGGCGGCCCGATGTTCATGGCCGATGCGATCGGTCTGCCGAAGATCGTCGAACGCATGGCGCACTACGCTGCCACGCGCGGGAACGCGTTCGGCTATTGGGCGGTCTCGCCGCTGCTCGCCTCGCGTGCCGCGCGCGATCGGCGCGTCTCCGATCTCGGCGAAACAGGCCGTTAA
- a CDS encoding indolepyruvate ferredoxin oxidoreductase family protein, with amino-acid sequence MNSTTDALYLTTLDDRYDVEEGRIFLNGMQALLRVMLDQRRTDLRNGLQTAGFVSGYPGSPVGGVDDVMVDNRDRLASNHIVFQPGLNEELAATAVFGTQTLHALPGARYDGVFGMWYGKSPGVDRAADALHHANFRGVGRNGGVLVVAGDDPHARSTIYPSDSNWLMAGSYMPILAPANIQEVLDFGLHGFAMSRASGLWVGFKLVTDVADSCASALVGHERVRPVLPEVMLDGAPVRPKIRINEAGPPLLEAERQIYYGQLEVVREYARLNGLNRIACDPPEARIGILTCGKTYVDVRQALTNLGLSEQDLHAKGIRIMTMGLLYPVEPTLLKAFARGLDEIVVVEDKRPMLELFLKDLLYALPDRPVVVGKQDEAGGDLLPAHGELSADRIATALAKRFARRGLIAAAPASTPDGGAVKALVPMQPLAVLPVLPSRTPYFCSGCPHNRSLRVPEGSVVGAGIGCHVMALWMGPVYGEVTGYTQMGGEGAQWVGLAPFTEQRHFFQNLGDGTFHHSGSLAIRFAVSAGTNLTYKILYNRAVAMTGGQDVTGALGVPAMVDLLKAEGVKKIIVTTDDPGKYPGRKAGSAEVWHRDRLVEAEAELAAIPGVTVLINDQQCAAEKRRLRKRGKLAYQPKVAVINERVCEGCGDCGRKSNCLSVQPLATEFGRKTKIHQSSCNQDFSCLEGDCPSFVTIESTDGTLPKPAKKKAVPFPQDVQLPEPESVARQGHFAAGLIGIGGTGVVTVNQILGMAAFLDGSDVQCYDHTGSSQKAGPVVSHLKIFERGEVVSPTVSAGAADLYLAFDALGAVTATNLAMTSPERTIAVVSTSKVPTGEMVSNVQRSYPAQSDITQRIAQRTRSDRGLFFDAQGLAESLLGDHMANNLLMVGAAFQLGALPIRAASIEAAIRLNGTAVESNLNAFRWGRLQVAEPERVQQAIVRVDAEPARTFADPVVRRVAATGATGELAETLKRRVAELIEFQDEAYAQRYLDELARILSARRDPRLAMAVARNLYKLMAYKDEYEVARLHLLAESRAALSREYGDGARMYWHFHPTFLRALGVRKKLRLGAWFRPVLAMLRAMKKLRGTRLDLLGTARLRRIERALPAYYIAQLEAACALPDADLDLLVELAEAPDLIRGYEDVKRESLVTRYLPRVAQLQRQLGIQVAPGAEISKLAVDATAAEPSLKAA; translated from the coding sequence ATGAACTCCACCACAGACGCCCTCTATCTGACCACTCTCGACGATCGCTACGACGTCGAAGAGGGCCGCATCTTCCTGAACGGGATGCAGGCCTTGCTGCGGGTGATGCTGGACCAGCGGCGCACCGACCTGCGCAATGGCCTGCAGACGGCCGGCTTCGTCAGCGGCTATCCGGGATCTCCCGTGGGCGGGGTGGACGACGTGATGGTCGACAACCGTGATCGCCTGGCCAGCAACCACATCGTCTTCCAGCCCGGACTCAACGAGGAACTCGCCGCGACAGCGGTCTTCGGCACGCAAACGCTGCATGCGCTGCCGGGCGCCAGGTACGACGGCGTCTTCGGCATGTGGTACGGGAAATCGCCCGGCGTCGATCGGGCCGCCGACGCACTGCACCACGCGAATTTCAGAGGCGTCGGCCGCAACGGCGGCGTGCTCGTGGTCGCGGGCGACGACCCCCATGCGCGCTCGACCATCTACCCGAGCGATTCCAACTGGCTCATGGCCGGCAGCTACATGCCGATCCTCGCGCCGGCGAACATCCAGGAAGTGCTCGATTTCGGCCTGCACGGTTTCGCGATGTCGCGCGCCTCCGGCCTCTGGGTCGGGTTCAAGCTGGTCACCGACGTCGCCGACAGCTGCGCGAGCGCGCTCGTGGGCCATGAGCGCGTGCGGCCCGTCCTGCCCGAGGTCATGCTCGACGGCGCGCCGGTCCGCCCCAAGATCCGCATCAACGAGGCCGGTCCCCCGCTGCTGGAAGCGGAGCGCCAGATCTACTACGGCCAGCTCGAAGTCGTGCGCGAATACGCGCGGCTCAACGGGCTCAACCGCATCGCCTGCGATCCGCCCGAGGCGCGCATCGGCATCCTGACCTGCGGCAAGACCTACGTCGACGTGCGACAGGCCCTCACGAACCTCGGCCTGAGCGAGCAGGACCTGCATGCCAAGGGCATCCGGATCATGACGATGGGGCTGCTCTATCCCGTCGAGCCGACCCTGCTGAAAGCGTTCGCGCGGGGCCTCGACGAGATCGTCGTGGTCGAGGACAAGCGCCCGATGCTGGAGCTGTTCCTGAAGGACCTGCTCTACGCGCTGCCCGACCGTCCGGTGGTGGTCGGCAAGCAGGACGAAGCGGGCGGCGACCTGCTTCCGGCCCACGGCGAGCTGTCGGCCGACCGGATCGCGACGGCATTGGCGAAACGCTTCGCGCGCCGCGGCCTGATCGCCGCAGCGCCGGCTTCGACGCCCGATGGCGGCGCCGTGAAGGCCCTGGTCCCGATGCAGCCGCTGGCCGTATTGCCTGTGCTGCCTTCGCGCACGCCCTACTTCTGCTCGGGCTGCCCGCACAACCGCAGCCTGCGGGTGCCGGAAGGTTCCGTGGTCGGCGCCGGCATCGGCTGCCATGTCATGGCGCTCTGGATGGGCCCGGTGTACGGCGAGGTCACGGGCTACACGCAAATGGGCGGCGAAGGCGCGCAATGGGTGGGCCTCGCGCCCTTCACCGAGCAGCGCCATTTCTTCCAGAACCTGGGCGACGGCACCTTCCACCATTCGGGCAGCCTGGCGATCCGTTTCGCGGTCTCCGCCGGCACCAACCTCACCTACAAGATCCTCTACAACCGCGCCGTCGCGATGACCGGCGGGCAGGACGTCACCGGCGCGCTGGGCGTGCCGGCGATGGTCGACCTGCTGAAGGCCGAGGGCGTCAAGAAGATCATCGTCACCACCGACGACCCCGGCAAATACCCCGGGCGCAAGGCGGGCAGCGCGGAAGTCTGGCATCGGGACCGCCTGGTCGAGGCGGAAGCCGAGCTTGCCGCGATCCCGGGCGTGACGGTGCTGATCAACGACCAGCAATGCGCCGCCGAGAAGCGGCGCCTGCGCAAGCGCGGCAAGCTGGCCTACCAGCCCAAGGTCGCCGTCATCAACGAGCGCGTCTGCGAAGGCTGCGGCGACTGCGGCCGCAAATCGAACTGCCTCAGCGTGCAGCCGCTCGCCACCGAGTTCGGCCGCAAGACGAAGATCCACCAGTCCTCCTGCAATCAGGATTTCTCCTGCCTCGAAGGCGACTGCCCGTCCTTCGTGACGATCGAAAGCACCGACGGCACGCTGCCGAAGCCGGCGAAGAAGAAGGCCGTGCCCTTTCCGCAGGATGTGCAGCTGCCCGAGCCGGAAAGCGTGGCGCGCCAGGGGCACTTCGCTGCCGGCCTGATCGGCATCGGCGGGACCGGCGTGGTCACGGTCAACCAGATCCTCGGCATGGCCGCCTTCCTGGACGGCAGCGACGTGCAGTGCTACGACCACACCGGTTCGAGCCAGAAGGCGGGCCCGGTGGTGTCGCACCTGAAGATCTTCGAGCGCGGCGAGGTGGTGTCGCCGACGGTTTCCGCAGGGGCAGCCGACCTCTACCTGGCCTTCGACGCGCTTGGCGCAGTGACCGCGACCAACCTCGCGATGACCTCGCCCGAGCGCACCATCGCCGTCGTCTCCACCAGCAAGGTGCCGACCGGCGAGATGGTGTCGAACGTGCAGCGCAGCTATCCCGCGCAATCGGACATCACGCAGCGGATCGCGCAGAGAACGCGCAGCGACCGCGGCCTGTTCTTCGACGCCCAGGGCCTGGCCGAGTCGCTCCTGGGCGACCACATGGCGAACAACCTGCTGATGGTCGGCGCCGCATTCCAGCTCGGCGCGCTGCCGATCCGGGCGGCCTCGATCGAGGCGGCCATCCGGCTCAACGGCACGGCGGTCGAATCCAACCTGAACGCCTTCCGCTGGGGCCGGCTGCAGGTCGCCGAGCCGGAACGCGTGCAGCAGGCCATCGTGCGCGTGGATGCCGAACCCGCGCGGACCTTCGCCGACCCCGTGGTGCGCCGCGTGGCCGCCACCGGCGCAACCGGCGAGCTGGCCGAGACCCTGAAGCGCCGGGTCGCCGAGCTCATCGAGTTCCAGGACGAAGCCTATGCGCAGCGCTATCTCGACGAGCTCGCGCGCATCCTGTCCGCGCGCCGCGACCCGCGCCTCGCGATGGCGGTGGCCCGCAACCTCTACAAGCTCATGGCCTACAAGGACGAGTACGAGGTCGCGCGGCTGCACCTGCTGGCCGAATCGCGCGCCGCTCTCAGCCGCGAGTACGGCGACGGTGCGCGGATGTACTGGCATTTCCATCCGACCTTCCTGCGCGCGCTCGGCGTCCGCAAGAAGCTGCGCCTCGGCGCTTGGTTCCGTCCGGTGCTGGCGATGCTGCGCGCGATGAAGAAGCTGCGCGGCACGCGGCTGGACCTGCTGGGTACGGCGCGCCTGCGCAGGATCGAGCGGGCGCTGCCCGCCTACTACATCGCCCAGCTCGAAGCGGCATGCGCCCTGCCCGATGCCGACCTCGACCTGCTGGTCGAACTGGCGGAGGCACCCGACCTGATCCGGGGTTACGAGGACGTCAAGCGCGAGAGCCTCGTGACGCGCTATCTGCCGCGTGTTGCCCAGCTCCAGCGCCAGCTGGGCATCCAGGTCGCGCCCGGTGCCGAGATTTCGAAACTCGCCGTGGATGCCACGGCCGCCGAGCCATCATTGAAGGCCGCCTGA
- a CDS encoding CaiB/BaiF CoA transferase family protein, which produces MPGPLHGLKVVEMAGIGPGPFAAMMLADLGAEVIRILRPGQGDDLERRFDVMARGRRAFVLDLRQPESVRSVLELVARADVLIEGYRPGVMERLGLGPEVCLQRNPRLVFGRLTGWGQDGPLANAPGHDINFIALSGALHAIGRSGEAPVIPLNYVGDFGGGGMLLAFGVMCAVHEARSSGKGQVVDAAMTDGAALLGSCFYGLAAAGKWNAMRGENFLDGGSHFYDTYACADGKYVSVGALEPQFYAKLCEICGIDDPLFDQQMDPRAWPMLKHRLADVFRTRTRDAWCALLEGSDACFAPVLDWDEAPRHPHNQARKTFIEVDRVVQPAPAPRFSRTPSSVPTVAPSPETDLTDILRSWRAEDPAPAARGAAGIATH; this is translated from the coding sequence ATGCCCGGACCGTTGCATGGATTGAAAGTGGTCGAGATGGCGGGGATCGGACCCGGTCCCTTCGCCGCCATGATGCTGGCCGACCTCGGTGCGGAAGTCATCCGCATCCTGCGGCCCGGCCAGGGGGACGACCTGGAACGCCGCTTCGACGTCATGGCGCGCGGCCGCCGCGCGTTCGTGCTCGACCTGCGGCAACCCGAGTCGGTGCGCAGCGTGCTCGAACTCGTCGCCCGTGCCGACGTGCTGATCGAAGGCTATCGTCCGGGCGTCATGGAGCGCCTCGGCCTCGGGCCGGAGGTCTGCCTGCAGCGCAATCCGCGGCTGGTCTTCGGCCGCCTGACGGGATGGGGCCAGGACGGGCCGCTCGCGAATGCGCCCGGCCACGACATCAACTTCATCGCGCTGAGCGGCGCGCTGCATGCCATCGGCCGCTCGGGCGAGGCCCCCGTGATACCCCTCAACTACGTCGGCGATTTCGGCGGCGGCGGCATGCTGCTCGCCTTCGGCGTGATGTGCGCCGTCCATGAAGCGCGATCCTCGGGCAAGGGACAGGTCGTCGACGCCGCCATGACCGACGGCGCCGCGCTGCTCGGAAGCTGCTTCTACGGACTCGCCGCGGCAGGCAAATGGAACGCCATGCGCGGCGAGAACTTCCTGGACGGCGGCTCGCATTTCTACGACACCTACGCCTGCGCCGACGGCAAGTACGTGTCCGTCGGCGCGCTGGAGCCGCAGTTCTACGCCAAGCTGTGCGAGATCTGCGGCATCGACGATCCACTCTTCGACCAGCAGATGGACCCGCGGGCGTGGCCGATGCTCAAGCACCGGCTCGCGGATGTCTTCAGAACCCGCACGCGCGACGCGTGGTGCGCGCTGCTCGAAGGCAGCGATGCCTGCTTCGCGCCGGTGCTCGATTGGGACGAGGCCCCGCGCCATCCCCACAACCAGGCGCGCAAGACCTTCATCGAGGTCGACCGGGTCGTACAGCCAGCACCTGCGCCGCGCTTCAGCCGGACGCCCTCCTCGGTGCCGACGGTGGCGCCATCGCCCGAGACCGACCTGACGGACATCCTCCGAAGCTGGCGCGCCGAAGACCCTGCGCCAGCCGCGCGCGGCGCCGCCGGCATCGCCACCCACTGA